In one Solanum lycopersicum chromosome 11, SLM_r2.1 genomic region, the following are encoded:
- the LOC101259021 gene encoding large ribosomal subunit protein uL11: MPPKFDPSQVVEVFVRVTGGEVGAASSLAPKIGPLGLSPKKIGEDIAKETSKDWKGLRVTVKLTVQNRQAKVSVVPSAAALVIKALKEPERDRKKTKNIKHNGNISLDDVIEIAKVMQPRSMAKDLSGTVKEILGTCVSVGCTVDGKDPKDLQQEISDGDVEIPEN, from the coding sequence ATGCCGCCAAAATTTGATCCTTCTCAGGTAGTCGAGGTTTTCGTCCGAGTCACCGGAGGTGAAGTCGGAGCGGCGAGTTCACTCGCTCCAAAAATCGGTCCACTCGGTCTTTCACCGAAGAAAATCGGTGAAGACATTGCAAAGGAAACTTCAAAGGATTGGAAGGGTCTCAGAGTCACAGTCAAGCTCACTGTTCAAAATCGTCAAGCTAAGGTATCAGTTGTACCTTCCGCTGCAGCACTTGTGATCAAAGCTTTGAAGGAACCTGAACGTGAcaggaagaagacgaagaatATCAAGCATAATGGAAATATCTCGCTTGATGATGTTATTGAGATTGCTAAGGTTATGCAGCCTAGATCTATGGCTAAGGATTTGAGTGGAACAGTGAAGGAGATTTTAGGTACTTGTGTATCTGTTGGTTGCACTGTTGATGGAAAGGATCCAAAGGATCTGCAGCAAGAGATTTCTGATGGCGATGTTGAGATTCCTGAGAATTGA